One region of Intestinimonas massiliensis (ex Afouda et al. 2020) genomic DNA includes:
- a CDS encoding phosphate ABC transporter substrate-binding protein, which translates to MKKSLALICSLALCLGLFAGCSSSNAGGSASPSASVPASPSQEASQAPAALSGVVNTDGSTSMEKVVKVLSESFMQDNGGVTINYNGSGSGTGIQSVIDGTCDLGLSSRELEDEEAANGAVAHVVALDGVAIVVNPANTVADLTVEQIAKIYTGEIADWSELGGVAGPIAVIGREAGSGTRGAFEEIVGVKDACKYTNEYSSTGDVIGNVASNPSAIGYASLSALNDTVKAVDVAGVECTEATVQDGTYAIQRPFLIVTKDGAQLSDAAQAFLDYAMSGDVAELIVKAGAVPPAK; encoded by the coding sequence ATGAAAAAGAGTCTTGCCTTGATTTGCTCCCTGGCCCTGTGCTTGGGCCTCTTTGCCGGCTGCTCCAGCAGCAACGCCGGCGGTTCCGCCTCTCCCTCCGCCTCCGTCCCCGCCAGCCCCTCTCAGGAGGCTTCCCAGGCTCCCGCCGCGCTGTCCGGCGTGGTCAACACCGACGGCTCCACCTCCATGGAGAAGGTGGTCAAGGTCCTGTCCGAGTCCTTCATGCAGGACAACGGCGGCGTCACCATCAACTACAACGGCTCCGGCTCCGGCACCGGCATCCAGTCCGTCATCGACGGCACCTGCGATCTGGGCCTGTCCTCCCGTGAGCTGGAGGACGAAGAGGCCGCCAACGGCGCCGTGGCCCATGTGGTGGCCCTGGACGGCGTGGCCATCGTGGTCAACCCCGCCAACACCGTGGCCGACCTGACGGTGGAGCAGATCGCCAAGATCTACACCGGCGAGATCGCCGACTGGTCCGAGCTGGGCGGCGTGGCCGGCCCCATCGCGGTCATCGGTCGTGAGGCTGGCTCCGGCACCCGCGGCGCCTTTGAGGAGATCGTGGGCGTGAAGGACGCCTGCAAGTACACCAACGAGTACTCCTCCACCGGCGACGTCATCGGCAACGTGGCCTCCAACCCCAGCGCCATCGGCTACGCCTCCCTGTCCGCTCTGAACGACACCGTCAAGGCGGTGGACGTGGCGGGTGTGGAGTGCACCGAGGCCACGGTCCAGGACGGCACCTACGCCATCCAGCGCCCCTTCCTCATCGTCACCAAGGACGGCGCCCAGCTCTCCGACGCGGCCCAGGCCTTCCTGGACTACGCTATGAGCGGCGATGTGGCCGAACTGATCGTGAAGGCCGGCGCGGTGCCCCCCGCGAAGTAA
- a CDS encoding HAD family hydrolase: protein MVYPAVLFDFDYTLGDATDAIVAGFAAGFAALGLPEPDREAVRRTVGMQVTDAYTLLTGDESEARRQTFYQHFRAVARELQAKGQVSLFPGAGELLSALRAAGVATAVVSTKHTDTLERIFARHGLDQMFSFVIGGDRVSRPKPDPEGLTAGLARLGLTARQALYCGDTVIDAQTAQAAGTDFCAVLNGTTPAAAFVPYPSVHIAPDLPDLRRWLGL, encoded by the coding sequence ATGGTCTATCCGGCCGTTCTGTTCGATTTTGACTATACCCTGGGAGACGCCACCGACGCCATCGTTGCCGGCTTTGCCGCGGGCTTTGCCGCGCTGGGCCTGCCGGAGCCCGACCGGGAGGCCGTCCGCCGCACCGTGGGAATGCAGGTGACGGACGCCTATACCCTGCTGACGGGGGACGAGAGCGAGGCGCGCCGGCAGACCTTTTACCAGCACTTCCGGGCGGTGGCCCGGGAGCTGCAGGCCAAGGGCCAGGTGAGCCTGTTCCCCGGGGCGGGGGAGCTGTTGTCCGCCCTGCGGGCGGCGGGGGTGGCCACGGCAGTGGTGAGCACCAAGCACACCGACACCCTGGAGCGCATCTTTGCCCGGCACGGCCTGGATCAGATGTTTTCCTTCGTCATCGGCGGGGACCGGGTGAGCCGCCCCAAGCCCGACCCGGAGGGCCTGACCGCCGGCCTGGCCCGGCTGGGTCTGACGGCCCGGCAGGCGCTGTACTGCGGCGACACGGTCATCGACGCCCAGACCGCCCAGGCCGCGGGGACGGACTTCTGCGCCGTCCTCAACGGCACCACGCCGGCGGCCGCCTTCGTCCCCTACCCCAGCGTCCATATCGCCCCGGATCTGCCTGATCTGCGGCGCTGGCTGGGTTTGTAA
- the rpoN gene encoding RNA polymerase factor sigma-54, whose product MELSMSMKQTQTLSPQMMQSMEILQMGSQELLEYIQDQVQENPVLEMEEKYGKGDDTAVLQRKLEWLESTDAQNRYYHQQDTEDDEKDPISNYGTVDEREENLYLYVLSQLEVMDLEPELLPVGRFLVESLNQNGWLDESVEDLAEELGKPVEEVEKALAAVQSLEPAGVGARNLSECLVLQLQRRHEDSELAIRIARDYLDPLSKSRYGLIAKSLGVCQEEVRTACDLIRTLNPRPGGGFAARENLVYINPDLFVVNFPDHFELLTNDYFFPDLNISGYYCRMLKSTEDNEVKDYLMGKVRQAKWVVHSIEQRRSTLLRCAECILELQEEFFRRGPGHLKPMCLADIAQKVGVHESTVSRTVRDKYLQCASGVYPLSYFFSRSLGAPAARPGTEENASSPDFAKALLKKLIGGEDKHKPLSDQKLCERMAREGCELSRRTVAKYRDELGIPSTTGRKQYE is encoded by the coding sequence ATGGAACTGAGCATGTCGATGAAGCAGACACAAACTCTTTCGCCCCAGATGATGCAGTCCATGGAAATCCTCCAGATGGGTTCTCAGGAGCTGCTGGAGTACATCCAGGATCAGGTCCAGGAGAATCCGGTACTGGAGATGGAGGAGAAATACGGCAAGGGGGACGACACGGCGGTGCTGCAGCGGAAGCTGGAGTGGCTGGAGTCCACCGACGCGCAGAACCGCTACTATCACCAGCAGGACACCGAGGACGACGAGAAGGACCCGATCTCCAATTACGGCACCGTAGACGAGCGGGAGGAGAACCTGTATCTCTATGTGCTGTCCCAACTGGAGGTGATGGATCTGGAACCGGAGCTGCTCCCGGTGGGGCGCTTTTTGGTGGAGAGCCTGAACCAGAACGGCTGGCTGGACGAGAGCGTGGAGGATCTGGCGGAGGAGCTGGGCAAGCCGGTGGAGGAGGTAGAGAAGGCCCTGGCGGCGGTGCAATCCCTGGAGCCCGCGGGCGTGGGGGCCCGGAATCTGTCGGAGTGCCTGGTGCTGCAATTGCAGCGCCGGCATGAGGACAGCGAGCTGGCCATCCGGATTGCGCGGGATTACCTGGACCCCCTGAGCAAGAGCCGCTACGGTCTCATCGCCAAGAGCCTTGGGGTCTGCCAGGAGGAGGTGCGGACGGCCTGCGATCTGATTCGCACGCTGAACCCCCGGCCGGGCGGCGGCTTTGCCGCCCGGGAGAACCTGGTCTACATTAACCCCGACCTCTTTGTGGTCAACTTTCCCGACCACTTTGAGCTACTCACCAACGACTACTTTTTCCCCGACCTGAACATCAGCGGCTATTACTGCCGGATGCTCAAGAGCACCGAGGACAACGAGGTCAAGGACTATCTGATGGGCAAGGTGCGGCAGGCCAAGTGGGTGGTCCACAGCATCGAGCAGCGGCGCTCCACCCTTCTGCGGTGCGCTGAGTGCATCCTGGAGCTCCAGGAGGAATTTTTCCGCCGGGGCCCCGGCCATCTGAAGCCCATGTGCCTGGCGGACATCGCCCAGAAGGTGGGGGTCCACGAGTCCACCGTCAGCCGGACGGTGCGGGACAAGTATCTCCAGTGTGCCAGCGGGGTCTACCCTCTGAGCTACTTCTTTTCCCGCAGCCTGGGCGCGCCGGCGGCCCGACCGGGCACGGAGGAGAACGCCTCCTCCCCCGACTTTGCCAAGGCTCTGCTGAAAAAGCTGATCGGCGGGGAGGACAAGCACAAGCCGCTGTCGGACCAAAAGCTGTGTGAGCGGATGGCCCGGGAGGGCTGTGAGCTCTCCCGGCGCACGGTGGCCAAATACCGGGACGAGCTGGGCATCCCCAGCACCACCGGACGAAAGCAGTACGAGTGA
- a CDS encoding sigma-70 family RNA polymerase sigma factor, which produces MPDTRYRRGRAYAADMAVYARSMASDNSAQLDRVKRNLVRALREDVTARQREFLLLYYGQGLNMREIGEKLGVDKSTVSRTIKRGEARLRRCLRYGAKAFLEEE; this is translated from the coding sequence ATGCCAGATACACGTTATAGGCGGGGGCGGGCCTATGCGGCGGATATGGCGGTCTACGCCCGCAGTATGGCCTCCGACAACAGCGCGCAGCTCGACCGGGTGAAGCGGAACCTGGTCCGGGCCCTTCGGGAGGACGTAACGGCCCGGCAGCGGGAGTTCCTGCTGCTCTACTACGGCCAGGGCCTCAACATGCGGGAGATCGGGGAAAAGCTGGGGGTGGACAAGTCCACCGTCTCCCGGACGATCAAGCGTGGAGAGGCCCGGCTCCGGCGCTGCCTGCGCTACGGCGCAAAGGCGTTTTTGGAAGAGGAATAG
- a CDS encoding trimeric intracellular cation channel family protein, translating to MSETLFFVLELIGTIAFAASGAMVGLKKGMDIFGVAILGLCTAVGGGVIRDLVLGITPPVTFQDPVYALIAIATSIAVFLPAVRSRLERGSRLYDVVMLLMDSIGLGVFTVVGVQSAYSVSSSYSIFLLAFVGVITGVGGGVLRDVLAGDTPYIFVKHFYACASLIGALLCSLAWMPLGSTAATLLGAAAVVALRLCAAYFRWNLPKASPSPGGARR from the coding sequence ATGTCGGAGACCCTTTTCTTCGTTTTGGAACTGATTGGCACCATCGCCTTTGCTGCATCCGGTGCGATGGTCGGCCTGAAAAAGGGCATGGATATCTTTGGCGTCGCCATCCTCGGTCTGTGTACCGCCGTCGGCGGCGGCGTGATCCGGGACCTGGTCCTGGGGATCACGCCCCCGGTCACCTTTCAGGACCCGGTCTACGCCCTGATTGCCATCGCCACCTCCATCGCCGTCTTTCTCCCCGCCGTCCGGAGCCGCCTGGAGCGGGGGAGCCGTCTGTACGACGTAGTCATGCTGCTGATGGACTCCATCGGACTGGGCGTATTCACCGTGGTCGGCGTTCAGAGCGCCTACAGCGTATCCAGCTCCTACAGCATCTTCCTGCTGGCCTTCGTGGGCGTGATCACCGGCGTGGGCGGCGGCGTGCTCCGTGACGTGCTGGCCGGCGACACCCCCTACATCTTCGTCAAGCACTTCTACGCCTGCGCCTCCCTCATCGGGGCGCTGCTCTGCTCCCTGGCCTGGATGCCGCTGGGCAGTACGGCCGCCACTCTTTTGGGCGCGGCGGCGGTGGTGGCCCTGCGCCTGTGCGCAGCCTACTTCCGCTGGAACCTGCCCAAAGCCAGCCCAAGCCCCGGCGGGGCGCGGCGCTGA
- a CDS encoding DMT family transporter: MHRKGIFCTALSALLFGVTPLLGRLTYGMGSNALTLTFYRNALVILPIFLLLRLRKISLRISPRQLATVLAVGILGRGFTTLMLYDSYRFVGIGIATTLHFLYPVFVAVLCRVVFHDRLGRVRLAALVLAGIGVLCFLERDSGPVSGAGLALATISGFTYACYMVCTEKTVIREMDPLVVSFYMAIGVSCAMLAVHIPTRQIVFALPPKAMLLTLLVALCTSFLGVVLFQIGICYLSATTAAIFSLLEPIASNLCGILVLSEPVTPAKALGSLIILAAVFLMARFKPAEAADPAAAE; this comes from the coding sequence GTGCACCGCAAAGGCATCTTCTGTACCGCGCTCTCCGCCCTGCTCTTCGGCGTCACCCCGCTGCTGGGCCGTCTGACCTACGGCATGGGCAGCAACGCCCTTACCCTCACCTTCTATCGCAACGCGCTGGTCATCCTCCCTATCTTCCTCCTGCTGCGCCTCCGCAAGATCTCCCTGCGTATCTCCCCCCGGCAGCTCGCCACGGTCCTGGCGGTGGGCATCCTGGGACGGGGCTTCACCACCCTCATGCTCTACGACTCCTACCGCTTCGTGGGCATCGGCATCGCCACCACCCTCCACTTCCTCTATCCCGTCTTTGTGGCCGTCCTGTGCCGGGTCGTCTTTCACGACCGGCTGGGCCGGGTCCGCCTGGCCGCCCTGGTCCTGGCCGGCATCGGCGTGCTCTGCTTTCTGGAGCGGGACAGCGGCCCCGTCTCCGGCGCCGGCCTCGCCCTGGCCACCATCTCCGGCTTTACCTACGCCTGCTACATGGTGTGCACCGAAAAAACCGTCATCCGGGAGATGGACCCCCTTGTGGTCTCCTTCTACATGGCCATCGGCGTGTCCTGCGCCATGCTGGCCGTCCACATCCCCACCCGCCAGATCGTCTTCGCCCTGCCGCCCAAGGCCATGCTGCTCACCCTCCTGGTCGCCCTGTGCACCTCCTTCCTGGGCGTGGTCCTGTTCCAGATCGGCATCTGCTACCTCAGCGCCACCACCGCCGCCATTTTCTCCCTGCTGGAGCCCATCGCCAGCAACCTGTGCGGCATCCTGGTCCTGTCCGAGCCCGTCACCCCCGCCAAGGCTCTGGGCAGCCTCATCATTCTGGCCGCCGTGTTCCTCATGGCCCGGTTCAAGCCCGCGGAGGCCGCCGATCCGGCCGCCGCCGAATAG
- the asnS gene encoding asparagine--tRNA ligase, translated as MERTKIAQIFADQEHFGGREVRISGWARTIRDMKTFGFIELNDGSCFKNLQVVMEAAALSNYKEIAGQNVGAALTVAGTVVLTPGAKQPLEVKATSITVEGPSAPEYPLQKKRHSVEYLRTIQHLRPRTNLFSATFRVRSVAAHAIHTFFQERGFVYVHTPIITASDCEGAGEMFRVTTLDLDNVPKTGDGAVDYTQDFFGKPANLTVSGQLNAENFAMAFGDVYTFGPTFRAEKSNTTRHAAEFWMIEPEMAFCDLAGDMDVAEAMIKFIIRTVLEKCPDEINFFNSFVDKGLKERLEHVASSDFGRVSYTEAIELLKQSGHKFDYPVDWGCDLQTEHERYLTEQVFQKPVFVTDYPQEIKAFYMRLNDDGRTVAAADCLVPGIGEIIGGSQREERLDVLERRIRELGMAPQDYWWYLDLRRYGGCRHAGFGLGFERMVMYLTGVGNIRDVLPHPRTVGNAEF; from the coding sequence ATGGAACGCACAAAGATTGCTCAGATTTTTGCCGATCAGGAGCACTTCGGCGGCCGGGAGGTCCGGATTTCCGGCTGGGCCCGCACCATCCGGGACATGAAGACCTTCGGCTTCATCGAGCTCAACGACGGCTCCTGCTTCAAAAACCTCCAGGTGGTGATGGAGGCCGCCGCCCTGTCCAACTATAAGGAGATCGCCGGGCAGAACGTGGGCGCCGCCCTGACGGTGGCCGGCACGGTGGTCCTGACGCCCGGGGCCAAGCAGCCCCTGGAGGTGAAGGCCACCTCCATCACGGTAGAGGGCCCCTCCGCTCCGGAGTACCCTTTGCAGAAGAAGCGCCACAGCGTGGAGTACCTGCGCACGATCCAGCATCTGCGGCCCCGGACCAACCTGTTTTCGGCCACCTTCCGGGTGCGGAGCGTGGCGGCCCACGCCATCCACACCTTCTTCCAGGAGCGGGGCTTCGTCTATGTCCACACCCCCATCATCACCGCCTCCGATTGCGAGGGGGCGGGCGAGATGTTCCGGGTGACCACCCTGGATCTGGACAACGTGCCCAAGACCGGGGACGGGGCCGTGGACTACACCCAGGACTTCTTCGGCAAGCCGGCCAACCTGACGGTGTCCGGCCAGCTCAACGCGGAGAACTTTGCCATGGCCTTTGGGGACGTGTATACCTTCGGCCCCACCTTCCGGGCGGAGAAGTCCAACACCACCCGCCACGCCGCCGAGTTCTGGATGATCGAGCCGGAGATGGCCTTCTGCGACCTGGCCGGCGACATGGACGTGGCCGAGGCCATGATCAAGTTTATCATCCGCACGGTGCTGGAGAAGTGCCCCGACGAGATCAACTTCTTCAACTCCTTTGTGGATAAGGGCCTGAAAGAGCGGCTGGAGCATGTGGCCTCCTCCGACTTCGGCCGGGTGAGCTACACCGAGGCCATCGAGCTGCTGAAGCAGTCGGGCCACAAGTTTGACTATCCGGTGGACTGGGGCTGCGACCTCCAGACCGAGCACGAGCGGTACCTCACCGAGCAGGTCTTTCAAAAGCCGGTGTTCGTCACCGACTATCCCCAGGAGATCAAGGCCTTCTATATGCGCCTGAACGACGACGGCAGGACCGTGGCGGCCGCCGACTGCCTGGTGCCGGGCATCGGCGAGATCATCGGCGGGTCCCAGCGCGAGGAGCGGCTGGACGTCCTGGAGCGCCGCATCCGGGAGCTGGGCATGGCCCCCCAGGACTACTGGTGGTACCTGGATCTGCGCCGCTACGGTGGATGCAGGCACGCCGGCTTCGGCCTGGGCTTCGAGCGCATGGTGATGTACCTCACCGGCGTGGGCAACATCCGCGACGTTCTGCCCCACCCGCGCACGGTGGGCAACGCCGAGTTCTGA
- a CDS encoding DUF3021 family protein encodes MTDVQKQWIKRILIGGFVGLALMAAGVVCIGSITLSGGRPDYRHLQWVTHGAAAFFGSEGLAQAAQCAVTFALGASVGVATLPFDNYGPALAARSLLHFAVTGGLVLLLGWLLELVGSSPAAVLLLLGLYTFLYLTVWLVRWLGWRAELDDLRSALDLPAPSPSRLNGRESLPYALLLAGFFLLLRPLAEVLDAPDVPVLRALLLPWLAYPFVALLTGWASGLARGLCPLVPLTAFVSFLPNLFWPHVPYDWQQGVVYALLALGANLLAAVVRRWRRRGEERGGAR; translated from the coding sequence ATGACGGACGTACAGAAACAGTGGATAAAGCGCATCCTCATCGGCGGATTTGTGGGGCTGGCCCTCATGGCGGCGGGGGTCGTCTGCATCGGCAGCATCACCCTGTCCGGCGGCCGGCCGGACTACCGCCATCTCCAGTGGGTCACCCACGGCGCGGCGGCCTTTTTCGGCTCCGAGGGCCTGGCCCAGGCGGCCCAGTGCGCCGTCACCTTTGCTCTGGGCGCTTCGGTGGGGGTGGCCACCCTGCCCTTCGACAACTATGGCCCCGCCCTGGCCGCCCGGTCCTTGCTCCACTTTGCCGTTACGGGAGGGCTGGTGCTCCTGCTGGGCTGGCTGCTGGAGCTGGTCGGGTCCAGCCCGGCGGCCGTTCTGCTGCTTCTGGGGCTCTATACCTTCCTCTATCTGACGGTGTGGCTGGTACGGTGGCTGGGCTGGCGGGCCGAGCTGGACGACCTGCGTTCCGCCCTGGACCTGCCTGCGCCGTCGCCGTCCCGCCTCAACGGGCGGGAGAGCCTGCCTTACGCCCTGCTGCTGGCCGGATTCTTCCTGCTGCTGCGCCCGCTGGCGGAGGTGCTGGACGCCCCTGATGTGCCCGTGCTGCGGGCGCTGCTCCTGCCCTGGCTGGCCTACCCCTTCGTAGCGTTGCTGACGGGCTGGGCCTCCGGCCTGGCCCGGGGGCTGTGCCCTCTGGTGCCCCTGACCGCGTTTGTGAGCTTCCTGCCCAATCTGTTCTGGCCCCATGTGCCCTATGATTGGCAGCAGGGGGTTGTCTATGCCCTGCTGGCCCTGGGCGCCAATCTGCTGGCCGCCGTGGTGCGGCGGTGGCGGCGGCGCGGGGAGGAGAGAGGAGGGGCGCGATGA
- a CDS encoding PfkB family carbohydrate kinase, with amino-acid sequence MTQREAQILQWIQENPLISQQELADRAGITRSSVAVHISNLMKKGYIDGKGYIVRTAPYAVVVGGVNMDIGGTPLAPLVRQDSNPGRVRMSLGGVGRNIAHNMALLGLDVRMITALGDDVYAQKITTSCIELGIDLAHSLQVPGASTSTYLFLTDEKGDMELAVSDMEIYDHLTPQFLAGKEPLLNNARLVICDTNIPEPTLAWIASHCKAPVFVDPVSTAKAVKVKPVLGRLHTLKPNRIEAELLSGVAITDDESLARCADALLSTGLHRVFISLGGDGVYAADYQGGRIKVPCGRAKMVNTTGCGDAFMAALAWGWLEGLGLEEAARAGLTASAIAMEGAETINPALNACAVRARAGL; translated from the coding sequence ATGACCCAGCGGGAAGCCCAGATCCTTCAGTGGATTCAGGAAAATCCCCTGATCTCCCAGCAGGAGCTGGCCGACCGGGCGGGCATCACCCGCTCATCGGTGGCCGTCCACATCTCCAATCTGATGAAAAAGGGCTACATCGACGGCAAGGGCTACATCGTCCGCACCGCCCCCTACGCGGTGGTGGTGGGCGGGGTGAACATGGACATCGGCGGCACCCCCCTGGCCCCCCTGGTCCGGCAGGACTCCAACCCCGGCCGGGTGCGGATGAGCCTGGGCGGCGTGGGCCGCAACATCGCCCACAACATGGCCCTGCTGGGGCTGGACGTGCGCATGATCACCGCCCTGGGGGACGACGTATACGCTCAGAAAATCACCACCTCCTGCATCGAGCTGGGCATTGACCTGGCCCACAGCCTGCAGGTGCCCGGCGCTTCCACCTCCACCTACCTCTTCCTCACCGACGAAAAGGGGGATATGGAGCTGGCCGTGTCCGACATGGAGATCTACGACCACCTGACCCCCCAATTCCTGGCCGGCAAGGAGCCGCTTCTGAACAACGCCCGGCTGGTCATCTGCGACACCAACATCCCCGAGCCGACCCTGGCCTGGATCGCGTCACACTGCAAGGCCCCCGTGTTCGTGGACCCAGTGTCTACCGCCAAGGCCGTCAAGGTCAAGCCGGTCCTGGGCCGGCTCCACACCCTCAAGCCCAACCGCATCGAGGCCGAGCTGCTCTCCGGCGTGGCCATCACCGATGACGAAAGCCTGGCCCGCTGTGCCGACGCGCTGCTGTCCACCGGGCTTCACCGGGTGTTCATCTCCCTGGGGGGCGACGGGGTGTACGCCGCCGACTACCAGGGCGGGCGGATTAAGGTTCCCTGCGGGAGAGCCAAGATGGTCAACACCACCGGCTGCGGCGACGCCTTCATGGCCGCCCTGGCCTGGGGCTGGCTGGAGGGGCTGGGGCTGGAGGAGGCCGCCCGGGCCGGTCTGACTGCCTCCGCCATCGCCATGGAGGGGGCGGAGACCATCAACCCCGCCCTAAACGCCTGCGCCGTCCGGGCCCGCGCCGGGCTCTGA
- a CDS encoding pseudouridine-5'-phosphate glycosidase, whose translation MSLNSYLDVSPEVAAALAAGKPVVALESTIISHGMPYPQNVETALQVESIIRDNGAVPATIAILGGRLKAGLSHDEIEYLGKKGQAVNKASRRDLAVLVARGEDGATTVTTTMIIAHMAGIQVFATGGIGGVHRGAETTMDISADLEELAQTPVMVVCAGAKSILDLGLTLEYLETHGVPVIGYGTKELPAFYTRKSGFSVDYELDSPAELAAAFHASQGMGLKGGMLVTNPIPEEYSMDHAVISAAIEQAVAMAKEQGIHGKATTPFLLATIKDLTGGDSLASNIQLVFHNARLAAQTAAELCRL comes from the coding sequence ATGTCTCTCAACTCGTATCTGGACGTCTCCCCCGAGGTGGCCGCCGCCCTCGCCGCCGGTAAGCCCGTGGTGGCCTTGGAGTCCACCATCATCTCCCACGGCATGCCCTACCCTCAGAACGTGGAGACCGCCCTCCAGGTGGAGTCCATCATCCGGGACAACGGCGCCGTGCCCGCCACCATCGCCATCCTGGGCGGACGCCTGAAGGCCGGTCTGTCCCACGACGAGATCGAGTATCTGGGCAAAAAGGGCCAGGCCGTCAACAAGGCCAGCCGCCGGGACCTGGCGGTGCTGGTGGCCCGGGGCGAGGACGGCGCCACCACCGTCACCACCACCATGATCATTGCCCACATGGCGGGCATCCAGGTCTTTGCCACCGGCGGCATCGGCGGCGTCCACCGGGGCGCTGAGACCACCATGGACATCTCCGCCGACCTGGAGGAGCTGGCCCAGACCCCCGTCATGGTGGTGTGCGCCGGCGCCAAGTCCATCCTGGACCTGGGACTGACCCTGGAATACCTGGAGACCCACGGCGTTCCCGTCATCGGCTACGGCACCAAGGAGCTGCCCGCCTTCTACACCCGCAAGAGCGGCTTTTCCGTGGACTACGAGCTGGACTCCCCCGCCGAGCTGGCCGCCGCCTTTCACGCCAGCCAGGGGATGGGCCTTAAGGGCGGCATGCTGGTCACCAACCCCATCCCCGAGGAGTACTCCATGGACCACGCGGTCATCAGCGCCGCCATTGAACAGGCCGTGGCCATGGCCAAGGAGCAGGGCATCCACGGCAAGGCCACCACTCCCTTCCTGCTGGCCACCATCAAGGATCTCACCGGCGGCGACAGTCTGGCTTCCAACATCCAGCTCGTCTTCCACAACGCCCGCCTGGCCGCGCAGACCGCCGCCGAGCTGTGCAGGCTCTAA